In Mauremys reevesii isolate NIE-2019 linkage group 13, ASM1616193v1, whole genome shotgun sequence, the sequence CTGAATGATGAAGCTGCTACTTGCCGTTCCTCTCCTCCCGCTCATCTTAACGGCCTTAGAAGCCAGACCAAAGCCTGCAGGTGAGCAGCTGGCCAAAGCTGTGCAGATTATAAGCAAGGagccaaagccctggctgatgTGCAAGTGTGTAAGTCAGAGTAATAGATACCCCCTACAGTGAGCTAGAGTCTACGGTTACCATAAATCATTCGCTTTTGCTTCCAAACCCATCAGCCAACAGAATCTGATTCTATAAATGAGCTGAGCACTAGGAGAAAAACCATGAAGAACTCTTTGAttcctcaagtatcagaggggtagccgtgttagtctggatctgtgtgaatacccacttcttgcatctgaagaagtgggtattcactcttTGATTCCTCAGTCTTTGACACCACATTTCCTACTAGAGTAGCAGTTTTTAAAGGAGATAAGCAAACTCCAAGAGCAAGGCATAGGCGAGCGCTGAACTCCTTGCCAGTCCCACTGCAGCATGTGCCCGAGGTGCGAAAACTCCATCCTGAGCTCTCAGTAGGCCGAGGTTGCTAAATTAGTTCCAGTGTTAGGAGTAGCAGAGACTCCAAATGGAGAGAACAGATGGGCACATATCAAAGATGTCCAGGCACTTAAAGATTGCGCTGTTGATTCTGGGCAGCAGACATGGGGACTTCATGTGTTTGTTTAATATTTAGGGTCACATTCTCCAAGGCTCATGTAACAGGCAAATCAAACAACACACATTCACAGCCGTTGTATGTGCAAAACACCCTGCTCCTGTTTGCATGCACAGATTAGGTGCAGAAGGGGACTTGGAACCATTTGACATGGCTCCTCCGTTGTGGGCTTCTTCTTAAGAAGTCTGTCTCATTTTATACCTGAAAAACAGGAGCCTGCAAAACATGATAAAAATCCAGGCAGTGTTGGACTTAGAGGGGAATAAAAGAATTATCCACAGTGGTATTATTTAATGCTATTATTTAATGTTTGCTCTAGAAGGAACCATGAAGCCTGCTTGTGGAGCCTTTTATGTATGTAAACTGCAGCTGCAAAAGGGCAAGGCCATATTATACACGCACATGAACTGCTCAGAGGCGGCACCCTTGTAGAGGGCTGTGATGCCTCATCCGTTGCGAAAGCACAGATAGACAAGTGTCGTAATATACTTTTATATaccatgattccaggagctggtgcAGAGATCTCAGGGCCTCTCCCTAACATGACCTTTCACAGCAGGGAGTCAGGAAAGACTGGATTGGTTTGATTTCCCCCCCAAAATATTATAAAATGCTTTGGCACaagcagatagatagatagacaggagAGTCTGAAGCCAAATTATAGCCTCCTTGGAACAGAATAGGGTTAATGACTGATAACCCTTTGCTCACTGCCCCAGCTGTCAGGCTACCTTCTACTTGAAGTTGACAGGGAGGAAGGGCTCTTGCTTGGAATGCTTACTGGTGAGTTTGGAGAGGAAAGGCCCAATCCTGAGCCTTGCTCTGACCCCCTGTGTCACTCTGGTGGCACCAAGGGGCTGTCTAGCTGGTTAAACTGTCAGGTAGGGAATCCCCAGTGGTGGGGGAATCCCTGGGTGGCATAAAGCCCAGGGTAGCCTGCCCTGTGACACCTCCCTCTCCTCACAGCCAcaggcactgggagctgagggcaggaaggggtgtgTCTGGATCCCTCTGTGCTCCAGCAAAGCCCAGCTGGTGGAAGGTCTCTGGAGGCTGTACCAGCCAGGCGTAGGTTCGAGCAACCCGGGTGCACCGGAGGGTTGAGCTTAAAGTGTGTGAGCGGCAGAATGGGGATTGGAGGAGTTCTGGTGGAATTCAGCTGCCAGGACCAAGAAGGCCACTTTCATGTAGTCGGAATCACCATCACCAAAGCTGCTGTGCGGCTCTGCCTGCCTGAGGCTCCCCCGGCGCAGCTCCAGTGCCGCCTGAGAGATCTGTCAGGCATGTTGTTAAAGCTGATTTGCTGAGGAGCATTAACAGGGCTTGAATCAGCCAAACATTCCCCCATTGGCATTTGCCCAGGGATAATAAAAAAACAGAGACTGTTAATCCTCACTGCGTGGCTGTTCTGGCAGCACCGCCCTAAAGGTGAAAGCAGCAGGCCCAGAGGActcagctggggggaggaggaggcgagTTCTGTGCGACACACAGGGACCCTAGTGGCTGCAGATTGGTCTCCCTGTTTCTGGCTATCTCTGGAATAGGCAGGTCTTGGGTTTAGGAGAGGGCCTGTGAGCATCTTCTGTACGTGTGAGTCCCATGGGTGCCAGTCCATCTGGGCTGCCCAGGCCTGCGCCCTTGTGTTGGCTCTGCCAGGCCTGTCTCATTTACATCTCTCCGCTAGCCCAAATCACAGCCCTCAGGCTGTTGGCTGCAAATGCTGGGAGGAGAGTTTGGGGCCTCAGACGAAAGGACGGAAACTTCTCTGCAAGCTCAGCCAGGAAAACCTAGAGCGTCCTTCAGAAATGAGGGTCTGTCTCAGAGGGCTGCACTGGGAGACCCCCAGGCATCAGGAGAAAGTGAAACACTGAGCGGAAGGATTTCAGGTGTCTCTGAAGCATGAGCCAATATTGTGGTCCCCGCCCACCCGCCATGCTGTCATGAGCTGTTAACACCTGAATGTCCATTCTGTTCAGAATGCAGCAAGAAAGCCGCTGCTGGGAATCCGTCATTCCCTGAGCTCATTCAGGGCCCCCCATGGCATTGGGCCAGTCGAGGACTCTGTGTCAttcctgggctggggggctcagGGAGCCAAAGGCAAGTTTTAACCTTCCCAGGGCCACAGATAATGGGACTGACGGCATGTCTTGCCCTCTTTTTTTCTCCCAGTCTGGCACATCCATCTCCAGCCTCTGCCAAGGTTCCCTCTCACCCAGCTCTGTGGTAATGGAGCTCAGAGGAGCTCCAGACTCGGTCTGTATTTTGATCCAGGTCTTCTGTGACTCCTGCTATCTCCATGGAACCGTTACCCCCACCCAGAAATAAGAGGGGCTGCACCAGGCCTGATCTTTCACCCCCTCCCCTCATCACATCTGCTGGGGCTCTTGCTATGCAGCTTGGCCCAGTTGGGGGGACCGTAAAGTTGCCTGAAGGAgaaaggtggggggaagaggattTTTTCTATCTCCCGCTCCCCCAAACACAGAAAGGCAGGGAAATTCAACCAGCTCTTTgctttctcctcctccagcggTGAAATGTAAGACTGGCCCCCTGGACATTGTGTTTGTGATCGACAGCTCGCGCAGCGTGCGCCCCTTCGAGTTCGAGACCATGCGGCGCTTCCTGATCGACATCATCCAGAACCTGGAGGTGGGGCCCAACGCCACACGGGTGGGGGTGATCCAGTACTCCAGCCAGGTGCAGAACATCTTCTCCCTCAAGACCTTCTTCAAGCGGGCTGACATGGAGAAGGCCATCAACAGCATTGTGCCACTGGCCCAGGGCACCATGACGGGGCTAGCCATCCAGTATGCCATGAACCTGGCTTTCACCGTCCAGGAGGGAGCACGCCCACTGCACAAGAAGATCCCCCGTGTGGCCGTCATCGTGACGGATGGGCGGCCGCAGGACCGTGTGACGGAGGTGGCAGCACAGGCACGGAGTGCTGGCATTGAGATCTACGCCGTGGGCGTCCAGCGGGCAGACATGAACTCCTTGCGGGCCATGGCCTCCCACCCCCTGGAGGAGCACATCTTCCTGGTGGAGTCTTTCGATCTCATCCAGCAGTTCGGCAAACAGTTCCAGGACAAGCTGTGTGGTGAGTCAAGGGGACAGAACCCTAGCCACAGCCTGCTGTGGGACCAGACAGGCTCCGGGTTTAGCCACCCAGATGTGGAGGGACAGAATGAAACATGAGCTGGGTGGTGGTTGGGAGTGGCAGCTGCTCCTGCCTTTTGCTTCTGGAGCCTTGCTGAGATCATGGAAGCAGTGGGCCTGGggtgtctccctcctcccccacaaaatGACGGCACAATTCAGAGCAGCTGTTATTCTGTGCTCAGGAGAAATCCACTTCTGGAGGAGCAGAGAGAACTCTAAGGGTGGGGTTAAAGAACTGAGTGTTGGTGCCTAGGATTGCGATAGCTGGAGGCGCTGCAGTGTCAGGACAAAGGTGCATTGGCCATGCAGTTGAGGGGAACAGGACAGAAAGAGCAAGCACTGATGcagggtcaggactgaggtgcattggctgATCTGTGAGCAGGAAGCTCACAGCGCATCTGCACGATACCTGTTCATAAAAAGGCTTGAGTGAAGACATGTGTCTTTCAGGTGTGAATATGTGCACAGAGCTGGACCCTGGCTGCTAGCACACCTATGTCAGCATCCCGGGCTCCTTCTGTTGGTTTCAGTGACCTTCAAACCATGCCCTAAGAGAACAAAACCAGCCCATTGCTAAGTCAGCTTCTGCTGTATAAGAACTGAGCTGTCGGGGAGCAACATTTGCCAAGGGTAGTGCAGAAAGGGAAATGTTATGATGCTGACGCTCCTGAGAAGCTGCTACAGAGAATGAGGAGATAACACTCATGCCAGACTCCTTGACAGTGACCCTTTAAGGGGAGCCTCCCTTTTTCTCGCCCTTTCCCCTAATTGTTTCCAAACAATTCATAAGCCAGAACATTTGCTTACCTAGATCTGCCCTATGTAGTATTTCTGAGCTGCATTTGCTGAGGCTGGGGGGAAGTGGCACAAGTGACAGTATGGATGTGAGATCACAGAAACATGGAGCTGGCTTCCCCCAAATTGAAGGGATGGGCGGGGTCATAGAACTCAGAAATGTGAGAGGCCTTTGGCAAGGTTTGGAATCTCGTTTGCCTCATGTTGTTCTGGATGGGCAGGTTTCCTGTCCAGCTACCCGGTGTGCACGTGCAGTGCAGTAACTGTGAGCATTTGCCATATGCCACTGTCTGTGCATCTGTATTTAATAAAGCCTGGCCTGGTATCACTTCTTTGCAATCACCTTGTTGGCCTTGGCCTAAAGAGGGGAGGCCTGTTTCCACCACAAGCTGCTTTGCGCTGTGGCAACTCAGTAATTGTAAAGGCTGGTGCCTGGTTGCCCCTCCTGTGCCAATAGACAATACTGAGTCTTGGGGACTTTGCCCCGGACCTTGTGTTGCAGCCAGTTGCTGTGACCTTGGTTGCATCTTCTAAGGTGACTGTTCAGTGAAAGGACAAAAGGACACAGTCCGCTTTTCTTTGTGGGAAACTTGAAGCCTCTGTGAACTAGTGTCTGGCGCTCACAGCTTACTGTCTCATCCGTGGCCAAATCTGAAGCCTTGTCTATGCACAACCATGCACTGGTTAAGTTAAACCAGGACAAATGCTCATGTCGACACTTATTTTGAATGAAGAGTGGCATATTGCAGTTAGCTGAAGCCATTATCTACTCAGCTTAAACCGCTACTGCtaataatacccagctcttaCACAGCCCTACCAGCAgcgcatctcaaagcacttgacaaagaaagtgacttgcccatggtcatctagcaggccagtggcagagtcaggaataaaaGCCAGTCTTCTGAGTCACTGGTGCTTTATCTGCTAGGCCATACTGCCTCCCTAAACCAAAGTAAGCCTGGTTTAAGGAAGTGCTTCTTgacacaaggcacagtcaaccagtggaactcattgccaggggatgttgtgaaggccaaaactattactggattcaaaaaagaattagatatgttcatggCAGATAGGTCCATTGATGACTATTAggcaagatagtcagggatgcaaccccagctctgggtgtccccaggcctctgactgccagatgctgcgATTGACaggatgacaagggatggatcacttgatgattgccctgttttgttcattccctttgaagcatctggcattggctattGTTGGGAggcaagatactgggctagatggaccattggtctgactcagtatggctgttcttatgttcttaaaccgAAATTAAAGCATTCACCCAGACTTTACACTGatatagttaaaccagtgcaaaagtCACACTGTTAGTTAAGCTGAATTTTACTAGGTCTGTGAATTTCCCTGAATTATACTAGGTCTGTGGGTTTTCCCAGCTCCAGGATGGAAACTGAGATTAGAACATTTCTTAGATCCTTTGTCGCAAGATCCAGAGACCCAAGACCGTGTTTAGCTGAAGAAGTCCTAAACAACTAGCACTGTGCAGCATCAGTAACCTGGAGAACTCTGGCAAGAAATAATCACTAACTTGTGGGGCTATTAAGGACCCAGAGGTGTGTCAGCAGTGTGCTGGTAGCAGCAGCTATCATGTTCCCCCTGGGTGGGCGAGTGGTCTCTGTGTGTACATAGTTGGAAGTCAATCTGAGATGCTTTGGGGGATGAAAACATTGGAGAATGTAAGTTATAACAACCGATAGCAGTGACCTGAACACCATCAGCAGACACTGCAGTGATGGAGGCAATATAAGAACTTAGATAGATCACCTGACACATGCTCTGAGTCAATGAATCCCCAACATGGCCAACTGTGTTTTTCAGGTGTGGATATGTGCACAGAGATGGACCATGGCTGCCAGCACACCTGTGTCAGTGTCCCAGGCTCCTTCTATTGTGAATGTAACCCTGGATACAAGCTCAACACAGATGGAAAGACATGTTCCCGTAAGCATATTTTATTTGATCTATGTTtatatcttaggcctggtccacactaaaaagggggttcgaattagggtacgcaaattcagccacgggaatagcgtagctgaattcgaagtaccctaattcgaactactcacccgtccagacgcggcggggtcgaactccgcggctcccccgtcgactccaccaccgccgtttgcagtggtggagtaccggagttgaccgtGGTgcttccagagttcgaactatcgcgtctagatcagaggcgatagtttgaactccgtgaagtcgaactcactgcatCGACctgcgcggtgagtatggacctgcccttagatctcaaagcgctttagaAAGGAGACTAGTATCGTTATCCCTGCTTTACAAATGGGGAATCTGAGGCACGGGGTTAGAGAGACTTGCCTAAGCTCACCATTGCAgaccaggggcagagcagggaataggatccaggtctcctgagtcccagtctaatgTTCtacccactaggccacactgcctcccattTTGACTAACTTGCTGGTGTTGTGCTGGGCATAGGTACTAGTGCTAATTAGTTATTAGTACTTTTTGACCATAGGCCTAGGTCTGCGTTAAGAACCCTTGCAGAGAGCAATAGGAACGGCCGGCAGGCCGGACTTCGTTCTATTGCGAAGTGATAATTATGTTGCTGAGATGGGAATGACTCCTCTGAAACATAACCACCCACAGCTGCAGCATCTTTTCATTTGGGGTCCATGCAGAGCACGAGTAAATGGGGACACAGACCCTTGTCAGAAATACCCTTGAACTCTGTATGTGGTTCCTTCACAGTGTCACCAGACTGAGCGCTGGCAGGGGGATGTGCCTTCAAATGAGCAAAAGACAAAATACCTAGGCTCTGTGCTTTGGAAATGGGCTGTAATTGCATGAGCCCGCAATGGCCGTCAAGTCCCCTCTTTCTGCCcctatgtcagtgtgtttgtGCGACACGCCTCCCCGCCCTCATTTCAGACACGTCCGGTCTGTGCTGCGTCTTCTTTCTGAGGCCAGGAGGGCAGAGGGTGGCCCCGCTCTGGGGGCACCGAGGAGCGAGGTGGTGAAGGAATGGGTGAGAAAGTGGTTcctttttctctgcagccattgaTGCCTGCGCTGATGGGAAGCATGGCTGTGAGCACCAGTGTGTCAGCTCTCGTGGGTCCTACACCTGCCGCTGCCGGACGGGTTACGATCTCAACCAGGACAAAAAGACCTGTACCAGTACGTGACTGTCTCCTCTGTGCCGCCTCCTCTTGTTTCTCATTCTCTGTCCTTTGCCCCCCATCGCCCCAGACATTCCCCTCCTTCTCACCATGCCCTCTGTCTGTGTCCCCCTGCCCTCGGCTCTTGTGGAGAGCCCAGccatcagtctctccagcatCTGCGATCTCTTACTTCTCCCAGACCCACGGGACTCTGTTCCCTTAGGCGCCTTCATGACAGGAGATGGGCAGGAGAGAGTCTGGAACCTGGAACAGGCCTCTAGTCCCAACATTGCCCACCTGCTCCTAGCAGCCACCGTCCACGAGGAGAGATTTAGCTCAGAGTGGTGGCCCACATATGCTTTATCCAGATTGAAAGGCCAGCAGATGCCCCGTTAGTGATGAGCAGGGAGCTCCATGGCCCCTGTGTGCTATCAGTAGACCCCCTGTCCTGTCCCAACTGTGCTCTGAGCTAATTCACCATCCTGAGGCAGGGCCTTGGCATCGAACCATCTGTGGGAGCCTCGTATTTGCAGAGCCATGTAGGGCCTGAGGACAAGTGGCAGCAAAGAGCTGATAAAAGCCCACCTCGGAAACAGGCCCAGCTGGCCAATTAGCCCTCGAGCTCTTGGCGAGGGTCATGGGTGAGCTGTGAATGGCTGATGTCCCTCACGCCTGTGTGTCTCCTTCTctttccagtgattaattactgcAGCTTTGGAAACCACAGCTGCCAGCACAAGTGCGTGAGCATCCCGAACGGATACTATTGCCGCTGTAACGACGGCTTCACTCTGCAGGCCGACGGCAAGGCGTGCCAGGGTGAGTGCTGCGTCAGCGTCTCTGCTGCAGAGGGCGCCATCACTCCAGAGAGCACAGGCAGGCCACAGCCTCCGGGTTTGGCTGCTGGCCTTAGAATCCAAGCAAGTCTCACCATAATGATGTCCTTTCAGCTGATGTGCTCATTTGCATGTCAGGACCCAGCACATTACAGAGTGCACTGGGAAAATTGGGGAGAGTTTACCAGGGTGTGCCCTGAGGTCACACCAGGAGGTATAGACGTGTTGCTAGTGGCACTTTTGATTCCTTTACAGCCCTGAGCGGGATTATTCCTGCAAACTTGGGTCCCACTTCAGAACACCCCAAGGTGTGGGGTGCACAAACCCGAGTTCCACTGGGATGAACAAGTGCTGTCAGTGCAGACCATTCAGCTGAACAGCCCAGGATCTGCAGAGGGACAGACCTCACGGCAAGTTAGTGATTGCTCGTGCATCTCCCATTGGTGCATGGGGGTATATCAGCTTCATCTCTACAGCTCCACTGAGTTCCCATCTGAGAAAGAGATGTTCTGTGCAAGGCACTTCCTTGGTAATCACAAAGGAAATGCCATGTCCTGTAACATGGTGTGTTTGTCCCTTTGGTTTGTGTTTTAGCCAGTGACATTTGCAATGGGATAGATCACGGCTGTGAGTTTAAATGTGTCAGCACCCCTGGCTCTTACCACTGCGTTTGCCCAGAGGGACAGCAGCTCCATGCGGATGGAAAGACATGCAATAGTGAGTATCTGGGGCAAGGCCTAGGGATAGTGCCCTTAATTTATGGACTTTGGTCTGTAGTAACTGGCACCTAGATTCAAGGTGCTCCCAGTGAGAGCTGGGCAGCTTGAGATGTGAAATTAAGTCTGGATCTAGGTGGGAATTTCAAACCACCCTAAGGTTCAGGAGTGCTTGATCTTgggattttgctccagatccatCTCGGCTACGGACACATCCAAAACCCAAACAGAGACAGGAATTCCAGGGGGTTCTCTGgttagaaaatacagtaggagaaTCACCACTAAGTAAACTGCTGTGTAACAACAcagccctgtggctggcaggattGGTCATGGACCAGGAGAGGACTGGGGGATGTGAGGCACAAGAgggtgaatgtgctggggaagctaACGTGGACTCCTGGAGGGAGAGAAGGCAGTCCTGCTGCACTCGGTAGAATGGAAGTGTTAAGGTACCATCTGGTCCTCCTTGGCCAGAGGGATGGAAGCAAcagtgcaaggtgtgtgtgtgagagactggCAAGGGATGTGAGAGGGAAGCACAGGGTCCCCACAGGGAGTTCTTGGGGGTGGGAATTTGGCGGGGCTTTGAGAAGGATGCCCAAGAATctctggggtcagggcagagggtcgGAGTGGAATTCTCTGGGCTgtgtgcagtgttgctgtagctgtcgcaggatattagagagacaaggggggggggggggcaaggcgatatcttttactgggccaacttctgttggttagaGAGTCAAACTTTCCAGCTAACACAGACCTGAAGAGAGCTCTCTCTAAGCTCggaagcttgcctctctcaccaacagaagctggtccaataaaagatatcacctccctCACGTGGTTTCTTGGGGCTGTGACATTTTAGCCACATTTTTTCCAGTTGTACTGTGTCCTGTTTTCCTGCATCAGCTACAGCCAGCATATGTAGCTCAGCAGTGAATCCAGGGGGAAGAATCCCTATTGAGTCCCAGAGCCCATTGACTCTGCTCCTCCCGCCCCTGGCATCTGCTCGCTCTAAGCTCTCCCTTTGTGCCCtcgggagcagggccagctccagcttttttgccactccaagcggcgaagtgaaaaaaacccaaacaagatAAAGCTGATCGGCAGCACTTTGACGGCAGCTCAATTGTGCCGCAgttgagggacccgccgccgaattgccgccgaagacccggacgtgccgcccttttccattggccaccccaagcacctgcttccttccctggtgcctggagccggctctgcgcGGGAGGCAGGGTTGGTGCCGTCTAACCTTTCACCTCTTCCTTTGGTGCAGGGTGCAAGAGCGGCCATGTTGACCTGGTGCTGGTGATTGACGGCTCCAAGAGTGTCCGGCCTCAGAACTTTGAGCTGGTGAAGCAGTTTGTGAACCAGATTGTGGATTTCCTGGATGTGTCGCCCCACGGCACACGGGTGGGGCTGGTCCAGTACTCCAGCCGTGTGCGTACCGAGTTCCCACTCAACCAGTACAAGACGGCAGAAGACATCAAGAAGGCGGTGTTGAAGGTGGAGTATATGGAGAAGGGCACCATGACCGGCCTGGCCCTCAAGCACATGCTAGAGCACAGCTTCTCAGAGGCCGAAGGTGCCAGGCCCCTCTCCCAGAACATTCCCAGAATTGGGCTGGTCTTCACCGATGGGCGCTCGCAGGACGATATCTCTGAATGGGCCAGGAAAGCAAAGGAATCAGGTGAGGGTGCAATGGGAAAGGGGTGACGAACCCCAGCGGCTTCACAGCTCATTGGGCTCTGTGTGGGTGGGACTCGGGATGCTCTTCATGCACCCAGAATTCCAGGCAAATTTTCC encodes:
- the MATN4 gene encoding matrilin-4; amino-acid sequence: MMKLLLAVPLLPLILTALEARPKPAAVKCKTGPLDIVFVIDSSRSVRPFEFETMRRFLIDIIQNLEVGPNATRVGVIQYSSQVQNIFSLKTFFKRADMEKAINSIVPLAQGTMTGLAIQYAMNLAFTVQEGARPLHKKIPRVAVIVTDGRPQDRVTEVAAQARSAGIEIYAVGVQRADMNSLRAMASHPLEEHIFLVESFDLIQQFGKQFQDKLCGVDMCTEMDHGCQHTCVSVPGSFYCECNPGYKLNTDGKTCSPIDACADGKHGCEHQCVSSRGSYTCRCRTGYDLNQDKKTCTMINYCSFGNHSCQHKCVSIPNGYYCRCNDGFTLQADGKACQASDICNGIDHGCEFKCVSTPGSYHCVCPEGQQLHADGKTCNRCKSGHVDLVLVIDGSKSVRPQNFELVKQFVNQIVDFLDVSPHGTRVGLVQYSSRVRTEFPLNQYKTAEDIKKAVLKVEYMEKGTMTGLALKHMLEHSFSEAEGARPLSQNIPRIGLVFTDGRSQDDISEWARKAKESGITMFAVGVGKAVEEELREIASEPVEQHFSYSADFSTMTHIVDNLKVNICPEEGKGEIEIRSPCECEALVQFQSNTVGILENLTEKLAQMTARLEDLENQIANKK